TGCTGCCGTACTTTGAGAGCATCTGCTCCGAGAAGCCAATGATTCTGTTACAAAACAGGGTTTCAGTGATCATTCAAGAAGAGGAAGTTGCAGGTGATGATAAAGACGATTATAATCATACAAAAGTTCTACATTTGAATggtaattaaacaaaaaatattgtagTTTAAAGCTAAGAATACATACGCCAAGGCAGTGGCTCTCAAATATAAATGTTTGAATTATGTTTGAGTTGATAGTTATTAGCTTGTTGTGATATGTGTTGATATGTGATAttctctaataataaaaaattgtaattgttggatggtataagaggaataaaacacttggaggtgtgctgttatagaaaataatcatcttcagggtggtaacagtaactagaaacagaaataaaaacaaaagatgcAGTCATTCAGTACTTTAAACTAAATATTCTTGAGtaatatgattaataaatgtttatgtgtgtttccCATCCAGTTTCCCATGTTTTACTGCACTGACTCACCCAATTTATCCTCCTCAAGCGGttgaaatacacaaacacacccaaaaACAACCATTTCATTTTCACAAGTGGTACGACTTTAACCAACATGCATCAACCCTAacgagaaaaacaaaaatgaaacgaTGCAAAGTGCATTCAAGTGTGTTTTATTAAGGCTGGAGAAAGCATCAGTACCAAATCAGGGGCTTGTCTCACCCTGAGCTTATTTAAGAGTGCAACCTCTAAAGACCTTTTAACACAATGGTGCAACGAAGCAGGAAAACAAGTACAAAAatacctgaaaataaaaaaaatcccttcaaAAGAtacaaaagtttttaaaattaaaaaatgtaaagtaaattaCACATTCAtaagatgtgaaaataaaagctCAAGACATAAGAATAAAAGTGCTCACTGATACAAATCAGTTTCTTTGTGCATAAAGCAGGGTCCAAAAGTCAAGAGTCCACGATAAagaaccatttttattttaatcgtTATCaaattagggataaattcacatatttacaatatactttgaatccatttatttctgtaaagctgctttgtccattgctaaaagcgctatacaaataaaatttaatttaattgaattgaatcaaaaagtaataaatttgatttagcttaatatttaaaaagagcaaaaattCAATATCCTGCCCACATGGTGTTTGGTTCATTTATTCAAAGAGTTTTAACACCATATTCAATTCCAGCATATGACATTACTAATGCACAGTGTTGTTTGCTGCCGTCTCAACAACTAACCCATGATGCTGACTCCAGTTGGACCCTACTGCACCTTTGATACTggttaaagatactgtttatgAAAAATGAACCATTTAAGAAGATCTTAACTGGATTGTGCTAATCAGGAACGAAGGCTAGGTTGTGCTAATCAGGAACGGAGGCTAGGTTGTGCTAATCAGGAAAATTTGAACTTATATTTCAAATTTTTAagcaaaacaattttaaaaattggaaGATGCAGGTTTTATAATAACGTTACATATAAACTTCCCAAACAGTGTATGGAGTAGAAAAGCACAGGCTCGAGTCCTCATTGTGCTTTTGgagcttagctagctagcaaaacaaGGTTTCAACATTTGAAAACTTGGAAATActtttttacttgattttttaaaataatatataaatatatacatttattgaaGCACTTAAAAGCTTGACTCTGTTGGATTTTTGTTTGTCACTCTAAAgtaccttttgtttttttaatcacagataAAGTGTCAGGTAGGAATATATCATCATATGATAGACTTGTTaggaattattttatataaatagttCATTCCCTCCATTCTGAATGGCTCAGAAGTGGCCATCCTTACACAGCTTAAGTCTGTCTTATTAGCTATAGCTATGGACACGATGAGCATggtttgcatttcttttttttctcaattggCCAAAATAGAACCCTAAAGAGTCTCTCATTTTATCACTTGCATGTAAAGCTAGTGGCCATTGCAATTCGCTGAATACTtgctgtacatacacacatacttttATACCATACGGTGTACTCACTTTATGGTCTTATTTATTGTCTAAGTATTGAGCAGTGCTCCTAATTTCAttgtatacagagatatacaatgacaataaaggctttcatttcatttcatttgaatgGAAGAATTAGCGTAAGAATTAGCTTTATTCCAACTAGCTGGATAGAGATTTGAGTATTTCTGCAGTCAGTTCCTATTGGCTAGATGGAAGAAATAAGCATTTGTAGATCAGTTCCCACTGGCTGAATAGACGAGGAGGGTTGTTCTGTGTCTGTGCCCATTAGCCTGACTGAAAAGGTGCGTGGCTCTTATGAATCTTTCTAATGTCAGTAAGTCCTCCTGTTGTAGAAAAGTCAAATGCAACTTGAAATGGTTTCTGGATTCATATCTGTGATTCTCCTGTGCTTGGAGCACTCCTGAGAGGCCGCTGAAAAAGGTCAAAGttcaaatattattaatgtgGCCATGTAGAAAATTGCTGCAATATTGAGTTTAATGCAAAGTTGTTTGGAAAATGCCACTATTACTGACACTGAAAAGTTCACtaaatatttcacacacacagcaggccaTACCTGGCTGCTGGACTGATTGGTGCTGAATTCTGAATATCTCTTCTTCTGTGATGTGCAAACTCTGCCAAAAAGTTTCTTATATTCCTCTCTCACCTGACAGGAACAACAGAGAACTGGTTACTGAGGTTGTGGTTAAAGTTTGGGTTACTGAGGATGAGGTTAGAGTTACTGAGGTTGAagttactgaggttgaggtgAGAGTCACTGAGGTTGAAGTTACTGAGGACGAGGTGAGAGTCACTGAGGTCAGAGCCATTGAGGTTGAGGTTACTGAGGTTGATGTTACAGTTAGTGATGTTGAGtttactgaggttgaggttagggttattGAGGCTGAGGGTGGAGTTCCTGAGATTACAATTAGTGTTACTAAGGTGGAGGTTAAAGTTACTGAGAATGAGGTAAGTGGTTATTGACATTAAATCTGAAGTTAAAGTTACCGAGGTTGAGATGTGggttactgagattaaggtTCCTGAGGTTAGAGTTACTGAAGTTGAGGTTAGAGTTACTGAGGTTCAGGTGAGGGctactgaggttgaggttagagTTGCTAaagttgaggttagggttactgAGTTGGAGGTTACAGTTTGTGAAGTTACAGTTAGtgttactgaggttgaggttagggttaccAAGGTTGAGGTTACTGACGTTGAGATATGGGTTACTAAGTTTGACATATgggttactgaggttgaggttagcGTTACTATGGTTGAGGTTAGAGTAACTAAGGTTACAATTAGGGTTACCAAGGTGGACGTTAGGGTTCTGGTGAGGGTTACTGAAGTTAaggttactgaggttgaggttagggttactgAGACTAGGGTACTAAGGTGGAGGTTAGAGTTATTGAAGATGAGGTAATTGGTTACTGACATTAAATTTACTGAAGGTAAAGTTACTGAGGTTGAGATATGGGTTACTGAGATTAAGATTCCTAAGGTTAGAGTTACTGAAGTTGTGTTTAGGGTTACTGAGTTTGAGATTACAGTTTGTGAGGTTACAGTTAGtgttactgaggttgaggttactgaggttagggttactgaggttgaggttgaAGTTACTGAGGTTGACGTTACTGAGGTTGAGTTTAGGGATACTGAGGTTGAGATTACAGTAGtgttactgaggttgaggttacTGAGGTTGAGATTACTAACGTTAAATTTAAAGTTGGTGTAGGCATATTATATAGCTACATTAAATTACACAGTAATATACgaaaacagtaaaacagtaaaatagtaATATGCAAGTCACTGTAAATGTTGTGCCTCACCGGTTTGCTCATGAGGCAGTGCATGATGAAGATGAGTGCCCCTTGCAGGCTGTTAAACAGAGTGAAGAGGTATGCCATCACTAGCGTCCCCTCCTCCTGAAAGAGGAAACAACCAAATATCCACATcccacccaacacacacagctgagctACAGCCGTCAGGACGAACACCctatgaagaaaaaacagagaggggagtgagagaaagaatcATCTACTATATAACCTCTTTGATttggtaaacacacacatacacacacctgagtcTTTTTAGTTTGGAGAGGTCTGGATTGAGACTGGAGAATTTTTCGACCAGTTTCCAGACGGTTATGACAAAGAAGAAACTGTTGAGGAAGATTATGATGCAGACTGGGGCAAAGAAACTCCAGATGAAGTCTTTGTCAAGAGAAAGCcagcagctgcacacacacacacacacacaattagagaaatcaaaacaaacttttttgtttgttttccttctcATATTGTAATCTTCATATTTATATCCATCTGACTGCAGCTGTCATAAACACAGTTGTACCATGTGCCCCAGTCACTGGCATAAATGTTCTTtctttgtcacacacacacttactggcGTTCGGTGCCGTAGCCAGACGGGAAGGCAATGGCAGAGATGATGACAATGGCGAGAGGAATTCCATATCCCACAGCGTACAGGTAGAGTGGGCGGAGCGTGGTGTGGAAAACCAGAACCACCATGCGGTAGAGCTGCACTCCCTCCAGCAGCATGAAGGAGAACGCAGAGAGGTAGAAGAAGTGGAGGAGTGCTGCGACTGAAGCACAACCAGCCTtcacaagagaaagagaaacagaaacaatcTTTAAAACCTTCTTGGAAGGTTTAGCTATATACTAttttcctcacacacatacacaaaccttGTTCTGTGTGCTAGatatgaaaaagagaaagatgatGTTGGCGATGAAGAGGCAGATACACAGGTGGAGGTGTATTGTTGTGCGAGTTCCCTTAATGGAGTGACAGAACCAGAACGTCAGgatacaaatgaataaacagatgatGGAGATGGTGAGACCAACCCGCGTGATCCACACCAACTCAAATGTATcctagagagagaaagagagagagagagagagattaattaGTGTCATTATCACAGAATGATAAGTTCTGGATCCCAATCCAGTAAAAGCTGTCCCTACCTCAATGGGATAGAGGGCCATTAGAACAGCGAAGCTGCTCAGGTGACTCCAGGTGCACACGGCATGGGTGGAGTTAAACACGGCCTTCACACATCCATGCCCTGACCACGCCCCTCCACCCTGGGCCTCATCCCAATACACACAGCTGTAGTTCAGGCCTTTGGACACTTCTGTCTCCTAAAGCAAAGGGGTATGAGTGGAGAAAATTTGTTAATTTGTGAGGAAAGTAATTAACATTCTATCTCACAAATTATTCCTTTAAAGGAGTGTATtgtgtaaaggtgtgttttCCTTTACATTCTTGTGTTTGAAGGTGAGAGTGACAGGCTCgggcagagagtgtgtgtccgTGTTACTGACGAGCGCCGTCACCACTTGAGAGTTGAGTAGGTAGGtggtgtttttgtgtgatgtttCAATGTCCGTGTTCACCGGAGACGACACACTGGTGGAGTTTAGAGTTTTATAACTGACCAATGCCACAAAGGCATAACCTGAATAAAACAATGCCAGATAATTATTGCAAAAGAGTTGcttatgatgtgtgtgtgtgtgtgtgtgtgtgtgtgtatgtacctgGGTAATTAGCTCCCACTGCTGTTTCCCAGCTCATATTAAGTTGCACATTGCCTATGTCCAGTGTGACAGGACCAGTGGGCGGAGTTAGATCCTTCCTGACTGTAAGCCTCGCCTCTGAAAATCATCAGCAGCACATGTTTGACACTTTCTGGCTGGTGAAGTTAGTGAGTTCAAGTAGAAGCTAGAGTCTGAGaacatcatatttatattgtggggttgtgtgtgtgtgtgtgtgtgtgtgtgtgtgtgtaccagtgtCGTCATTGTCCATCCTGGTTGTGGCTTTGTTGAGCTGAGGTGCGATGAGCCTCATCGTGTTCTCCACTGCTCCGAAAAACACACTCAAAGTGGAGCTGGAGTTCAGGTTCCCACCTGATAACACACCACCTGTCACATTCAGCAGGTTCTGAGGAAACACACGTGGACCAGGATTACACTGCTGGTGATGTTTGGTTCatatgtgtgtaactgtgtgtgtgtgtgtgtgtgtgtgtgtgtgtacacatgatGGGAATGTAGTCTATTGTAACACaaaaattacatacaaataaaacttgtTAGTTTGGACCATTTATTAATGTCACATATGAGTTTTGGGTATCTGATGACATCACGTAAGTTTGGAATGACATCTAATGACATCATCTGCAAGTTTGGACCCTCTGATGATGCCATATCACAGGTGAGTTTGGACCTTCTAATGATGTTTTGCTAATGAGGTTGGACCACCAGATAGTCTGACTTTCAGGATTAGGACCTCTAATGATGTCAAAAAAAGGGTGAACCCTTGGTTGATATCACAGCTGGGTTTGTACCTTCTAATGATGTCACACAAGCATCTGGACCTTCTAATGTTGTCATGTGTGACTTTGGACCCTCTAAAATGTAACACAATGGATAGACCAGATACTGATATCACATGTTGGTTTGAACCTTCTAATGATGTCACAAATGAGGTTGGGCCACGAGGTAATGTGACTTGTGAGTTTAGGACCTCTAGTGACACTACAGCTGGGTTTGGGCTTTCTAACAATTGCCTGCAAGAGTTTGGACCA
This Pangasianodon hypophthalmus isolate fPanHyp1 chromosome 26, fPanHyp1.pri, whole genome shotgun sequence DNA region includes the following protein-coding sequences:
- the LOC113526656 gene encoding adhesion G protein-coupled receptor E5 isoform X1, with amino-acid sequence MELKCAFLLLGLLLVVFPESGAGSCGYGYLESQGQCVDEDECEDNPCGEYSVCFNTVGSYYCQCENGFTSRTTNFTATTGQCEDINECTVKNVSPCPENAVCNNTIGSYRCVCLPGFQDKKVGSTYTCADIDECVSVHTVCGPHGVCRNTLGLFTCSCPAGFRNQGNSHTPCEDIDECDGEEHVCGEVGICSNSEGSYSCQCKPGYSNYGNNQTKCTELKCNRLNTMSEKAVAAMGDLLDLFKTSCESLNGSLREQRTGETLLENLLNVTGGVLSGGNLNSSSTLSVFFGAVENTMRLIAPQLNKATTRMDNDDTEARLTVRKDLTPPTGPVTLDIGNVQLNMSWETAVGANYPGYAFVALVSYKTLNSTSVSSPVNTDIETSHKNTTYLLNSQVVTALVSNTDTHSLPEPVTLTFKHKNETEVSKGLNYSCVYWDEAQGGGAWSGHGCVKAVFNSTHAVCTWSHLSSFAVLMALYPIEDTFELVWITRVGLTISIICLFICILTFWFCHSIKGTRTTIHLHLCICLFIANIIFLFFISSTQNKAGCASVAALLHFFYLSAFSFMLLEGVQLYRMVVLVFHTTLRPLYLYAVGYGIPLAIVIISAIAFPSGYGTERHCWLSLDKDFIWSFFAPVCIIIFLNSFFFVITVWKLVEKFSSLNPDLSKLKRLRVFVLTAVAQLCVLGGMWIFGCFLFQEEGTLVMAYLFTLFNSLQGALIFIMHCLMSKPVREEYKKLFGRVCTSQKKRYSEFSTNQSSSQRPLRSAPSTGESQI
- the LOC113526656 gene encoding putative adhesion G protein-coupled receptor E4P isoform X2; amino-acid sequence: MELKCAFLLLGLLLVVFPESGAGSCGYGYLESQGQCVDEDECEDNPCGEYSVCFNTVGSYYCQCENGFTSRTTNFTATTGQCEDINECTVKNVSPCPENAVCNNTIGSYRCVCLPGFQDKKVGSTYTCADIDECDGEEHVCGEVGICSNSEGSYSCQCKPGYSNYGNNQTKCTELKCNRLNTMSEKAVAAMGDLLDLFKTSCESLNGSLREQRTGETLLENLLNVTGGVLSGGNLNSSSTLSVFFGAVENTMRLIAPQLNKATTRMDNDDTEARLTVRKDLTPPTGPVTLDIGNVQLNMSWETAVGANYPGYAFVALVSYKTLNSTSVSSPVNTDIETSHKNTTYLLNSQVVTALVSNTDTHSLPEPVTLTFKHKNETEVSKGLNYSCVYWDEAQGGGAWSGHGCVKAVFNSTHAVCTWSHLSSFAVLMALYPIEDTFELVWITRVGLTISIICLFICILTFWFCHSIKGTRTTIHLHLCICLFIANIIFLFFISSTQNKAGCASVAALLHFFYLSAFSFMLLEGVQLYRMVVLVFHTTLRPLYLYAVGYGIPLAIVIISAIAFPSGYGTERHCWLSLDKDFIWSFFAPVCIIIFLNSFFFVITVWKLVEKFSSLNPDLSKLKRLRVFVLTAVAQLCVLGGMWIFGCFLFQEEGTLVMAYLFTLFNSLQGALIFIMHCLMSKPVREEYKKLFGRVCTSQKKRYSEFSTNQSSSQRPLRSAPSTGESQI